One Actinomadura viridis genomic region harbors:
- a CDS encoding DUF7508 domain-containing protein codes for MTKPWTALTAENVAPVPASVGVFEIADESGLIAIDFAGGNSLFGLRGALQEWLGTSPGLSFRYERTNAYLSRYRELVQVFTNETGAVPRNLTGVDAPAGRIRPN; via the coding sequence ATGACCAAGCCCTGGACGGCGCTCACGGCCGAGAACGTGGCGCCGGTGCCCGCTTCGGTCGGCGTCTTCGAGATCGCCGACGAAAGCGGCCTCATCGCCATCGACTTCGCCGGCGGCAACAGCCTGTTCGGCCTCCGGGGGGCACTCCAGGAATGGCTCGGCACAAGCCCGGGGTTGTCGTTCAGATACGAGCGGACCAACGCCTACCTCTCGCGCTATCGAGAGCTCGTGCAGGTGTTCACCAATGAAACCGGTGCGGTTCCCCGGAACCTGACGGGCGTCGATGCGCCGGCCGGGCGCATTCGACCGAACTAG